Proteins encoded in a region of the Candidatus Moanabacter tarae genome:
- a CDS encoding N-succinyl-L-Arg/Lys racemase has product MKITEIKTHKFKIPTRQYDNFKYGYWIYPIEMLKMGTREINTVILEMVTDTGISGFWPSSKTVGMGFDDGNLPEYINQLAIGEDPMNREWLWHQSRGNTELDMLLWDFAGRYFETPVHKLLGGYRDKIKCYASSFPNMGSPEVFADHAEECVKKGYLAYKIHAYMYWDPFKMEPAPRSPAFPKMDVEVCKAVRERVGDDIVLMLDQACIYNYEEALYVGKAIEELNFFWFESPMPENIIEPYIRLVENVGVPVCGPEGVENLPYSRTSWILRKACDMGRSEFKYNGITGCMKTVALYESFGMRCTIHGGNWGNMPIYGATNHNTIEYYERGLFAPGHDEAYEEPPPYLKEIADPLDGQGNVLIPQKPGLGFEIDWDYIENNRV; this is encoded by the coding sequence ATGAAGATCACAGAAATAAAAACACACAAATTTAAAATCCCCACCCGGCAGTACGATAATTTTAAGTACGGCTATTGGATCTACCCCATCGAGATGCTCAAAATGGGGACACGTGAGATCAACACAGTCATCTTGGAAATGGTTACCGATACGGGGATCAGCGGGTTCTGGCCTAGCTCCAAGACCGTAGGGATGGGTTTCGATGACGGGAATCTACCAGAATACATTAACCAGCTAGCGATTGGGGAAGACCCTATGAATCGAGAGTGGCTGTGGCACCAGAGTCGGGGCAACACGGAGTTAGACATGCTGCTTTGGGATTTCGCCGGTCGCTATTTCGAAACACCTGTTCACAAACTTCTTGGAGGCTATCGTGACAAAATAAAGTGTTACGCCAGCTCGTTCCCCAACATGGGATCACCAGAAGTATTTGCAGATCACGCAGAAGAATGTGTTAAGAAAGGATACCTGGCCTACAAGATTCACGCCTATATGTATTGGGATCCCTTTAAGATGGAACCCGCTCCTCGCAGTCCCGCTTTCCCTAAAATGGATGTAGAGGTCTGTAAGGCAGTAAGGGAGCGCGTGGGCGATGACATTGTTCTAATGCTCGATCAAGCCTGCATCTATAACTACGAGGAAGCTCTTTACGTGGGGAAAGCTATCGAAGAATTAAACTTTTTTTGGTTCGAGAGCCCAATGCCCGAGAATATCATTGAGCCCTACATTCGGCTGGTGGAAAATGTCGGGGTGCCAGTATGCGGCCCGGAAGGAGTCGAAAACCTTCCCTACAGCCGTACCTCTTGGATTTTAAGAAAAGCCTGTGATATGGGTCGCTCGGAATTCAAATACAACGGGATCACAGGGTGCATGAAAACAGTGGCCCTCTACGAATCCTTCGGAATGCGATGCACCATCCATGGGGGAAATTGGGGCAATATGCCTATTTACGGTGCCACTAATCACAATACCATAGAGTACTATGAGCGCGGCCTCTTCGCTCCCGGGCACGACGAAGCCTACGAAGAGCCCCCGCCCTATCTGAAGGAAATTGCCGATCCCTTAGACGGTCAGGGTAATGTTCTCATTCCCCAAAAACCCGGTCTCGGCTTTGAAATCGATTGGGACTATATCGAGAATAACAGGGTCTAG
- the gci_2 gene encoding D-galactarolactone cycloisomerase, translating to MKITEIKSHEFTATTRRMSSKYGYSAYPIEMLQSEPREISVQIQELVTDTGTSGYWMGPPLTPWINQLAIGEDPINREWLWHQSRGNSDLDMLLWDFAGRYFETPVHKLLGGYRDKIKCYASSFPNMGSPEVFADHAEECVKKGYLAYKIHAYMYWDPFKMEPAPRSPAFPKMDVEVCKAVRERVGDDIVLMLDQACIYNYEEALYVGKAIEELNFFWFESPMPENIIEPYIRLVENVGVPVCGPEGVENLPYSRTSWILRKACDMGRSEFKYNGITGCMKTVALYESFGMRCTIHGGNWGNMPIYGATNHNTIEYYERGLFAPGHDEAYEEPPPYLKEIADPLDGQGNVLIPQKPGLGFEIDWDYIENNRV from the coding sequence ATGAAAATTACCGAGATCAAATCTCACGAATTCACCGCCACAACACGGCGCATGTCCTCGAAGTACGGTTACAGTGCATATCCCATAGAGATGCTGCAGTCTGAACCGCGCGAGATCTCCGTCCAGATCCAGGAACTTGTTACTGACACTGGGACCAGCGGCTACTGGATGGGTCCACCCCTGACTCCGTGGATTAACCAACTAGCGATTGGGGAAGACCCGATAAATCGAGAGTGGCTGTGGCACCAGAGTCGAGGAAACTCGGATTTAGACATGCTGCTTTGGGATTTCGCCGGTCGCTATTTCGAAACACCTGTTCACAAACTTCTTGGAGGCTATCGTGACAAAATAAAGTGTTACGCCAGCTCGTTCCCCAACATGGGATCACCAGAAGTATTTGCAGATCACGCAGAAGAATGTGTTAAGAAAGGATACCTGGCCTACAAGATTCACGCCTATATGTATTGGGATCCCTTTAAGATGGAACCCGCTCCTCGCAGTCCCGCTTTCCCTAAAATGGATGTAGAGGTCTGTAAGGCAGTAAGGGAGCGCGTGGGCGATGACATTGTTCTAATGCTCGATCAAGCCTGCATCTATAACTACGAGGAAGCTCTTTACGTGGGGAAAGCTATCGAAGAATTAAACTTTTTTTGGTTCGAGAGCCCAATGCCCGAGAATATCATTGAGCCCTACATTCGGCTGGTGGAAAATGTCGGGGTGCCAGTATGCGGCCCGGAAGGAGTCGAAAACCTTCCCTACAGCCGTACCTCTTGGATTTTAAGAAAAGCCTGTGATATGGGTCGCTCGGAATTCAAATACAACGGGATCACAGGGTGCATGAAAACAGTGGCCCTCTACGAATCCTTCGGAATGCGATGCACCATCCATGGGGGAAATTGGGGCAATATGCCTATTTACGGTGCCACTAATCACAATACCATAGAGTACTATGAGCGCGGCCTCTTCGCTCCCGGGCACGACGAAGCCTACGAAGAGCCCCCGCCCTATCTGAAGGAAATTGCCGATCCCTTAGACGGTCAGGGTAATGTTCTCATTCCCCAAAAACCCGGTCTCGGCTTTGAAATCGATTGGGACTATATCGAGAATAACAGGGTCTAG
- the rutB gene encoding Peroxyureidoacrylate/ureidoacrylate amidohydrolase RutB, whose amino-acid sequence MKIINDVEVLTTIHELVEPSRTAVLVVDVQNSGLKSLAYEEPGFERRGTEISNLAAVIPHIQRLLAAARSASLFVAYAQWIDRTKGGVSLVNGPHLYCHRDDAEPNNVVEGSHEAQTIEELKPQPGDYVFNKSWSSTFHHTGLDDVLRGRDIRSVIMVGCLTGGCVLKSAIDASHHNYYPVLVRDCVASYNQESHDLALRWLETKFPVFGSEEIETVWNEMTSEREKPLTKA is encoded by the coding sequence ATGAAAATCATCAACGATGTCGAAGTTCTAACCACGATTCATGAACTCGTAGAACCATCACGTACTGCGGTCCTAGTCGTTGACGTGCAAAACAGTGGTTTAAAATCGCTGGCCTATGAGGAACCCGGTTTTGAAAGAAGAGGTACCGAGATTTCGAATTTAGCTGCCGTCATTCCTCACATCCAACGCCTTCTGGCCGCTGCGAGGAGTGCCAGCCTCTTCGTGGCTTATGCGCAATGGATCGACCGGACGAAGGGTGGGGTTTCCCTGGTAAATGGTCCCCACCTGTACTGTCACCGGGACGACGCGGAGCCAAATAATGTAGTTGAAGGTAGCCATGAGGCGCAGACTATTGAAGAACTAAAACCTCAGCCTGGGGATTACGTTTTCAACAAAAGTTGGTCTAGTACCTTCCATCACACAGGTTTGGACGATGTTTTACGGGGACGGGACATCCGGAGCGTGATTATGGTAGGTTGTCTTACGGGAGGCTGCGTTCTCAAGAGTGCGATCGATGCTTCGCATCATAACTACTATCCCGTTCTCGTTAGAGATTGTGTAGCTTCGTACAATCAGGAGAGTCATGATCTGGCACTCAGATGGCTGGAAACCAAGTTTCCAGTTTTCGGCTCCGAGGAGATTGAAACTGTCTGGAATGAGATGACAAGTGAAAGGGAGAAGCCTTTGACTAAGGCTTGA
- a CDS encoding putative oxidoreductase codes for MEVKNRVAIVTGAGQGIGEATAQCLAREGAAVVVVDLNSDAGSATANAIVRSGGRAKFVGADVTCADEVRTMIEAGMDAFGRIDILANVAGIQGMVSDVVELPEDEWHRVLDANITSVYLCSKYCIPAMGKGGGGAIVNVASMQSYFNMPGSSAYAAAKGGIVSLTRCMALDFAHRKIRVNAVAPGYIDTPLLRGFAQATGDEKGTIDHWNSRIPIGRLQTPDEVAQVILFLASARAEAVTGVTYPVDGGMMTAQPTWGGVPSS; via the coding sequence ATGGAAGTAAAAAACCGAGTAGCAATTGTGACTGGTGCCGGCCAAGGCATCGGAGAAGCAACCGCTCAGTGTTTAGCCCGAGAAGGCGCTGCGGTTGTTGTCGTAGACTTGAACTCGGACGCAGGTTCTGCCACAGCCAATGCTATTGTCAGATCTGGAGGTCGCGCAAAATTTGTCGGAGCAGACGTGACTTGTGCTGACGAAGTTCGGACCATGATCGAAGCGGGAATGGATGCATTTGGTAGAATAGATATCCTGGCCAATGTAGCTGGAATACAAGGTATGGTGTCTGATGTTGTCGAATTGCCTGAGGATGAATGGCACCGCGTTCTAGACGCTAATATCACCAGCGTCTACCTGTGTTCGAAGTACTGTATCCCCGCAATGGGAAAGGGCGGGGGCGGAGCCATTGTTAACGTAGCTTCAATGCAGAGCTACTTCAATATGCCTGGCTCCTCTGCTTACGCAGCGGCCAAGGGTGGTATCGTATCTCTGACCCGATGTATGGCCCTGGATTTTGCCCATCGAAAAATCCGTGTTAATGCAGTTGCTCCAGGTTATATCGATACCCCACTGTTGCGTGGCTTTGCCCAAGCTACGGGAGATGAAAAGGGGACGATTGACCACTGGAACAGTCGCATACCTATTGGCCGACTTCAGACACCAGACGAAGTAGCTCAGGTGATCCTCTTTCTGGCCTCTGCCCGGGCAGAGGCAGTAACTGGTGTAACCTATCCAGTTGACGGTGGCATGATGACTGCTCAGCCGACTTGGGGAGGCGTCCCCTCTTCGTAG
- the nitA gene encoding Aliphatic nitrilase → MFIDVPVAAISFRPEKFNLQENVDRLEQRFEQAADGGAQLAVAPEGILEGYIVSEILVGRAPAERMNDVALTMRSPLIRRFRNLAINRGICLAFGLAERCENGVFNCAVFIDHKGRTRGKYHKMQLAEGYCDAWWFNRLGKRSRAFSTPFGRAGFLICNDRWNEDIARISVLDGARYLLIPSYGDRSRAQDQAVLRRARENGVPIVEANVGVTMIVSKGEIVAVSRKIDGITFGDISIPATPSQSNRNRHENAFLDWRKKEMPKRYRNHMKASRKDKKKSGLVSQIPVKHDSKGRLLFEM, encoded by the coding sequence ATGTTTATCGATGTGCCTGTAGCCGCTATATCCTTTAGACCAGAGAAATTCAATCTCCAGGAGAATGTAGATCGGTTGGAGCAGAGGTTTGAACAGGCTGCTGATGGTGGAGCGCAGTTGGCAGTAGCCCCCGAAGGGATTTTAGAGGGCTATATCGTCAGCGAGATTCTTGTCGGCCGGGCCCCAGCTGAGAGGATGAACGACGTGGCACTGACTATGCGTAGTCCTCTCATTCGACGTTTCCGAAACTTGGCGATTAATAGGGGGATTTGTCTCGCTTTTGGGCTGGCTGAGCGATGCGAAAATGGGGTTTTCAACTGTGCCGTCTTTATCGATCACAAGGGGCGGACAAGAGGTAAGTACCACAAGATGCAACTGGCAGAAGGGTATTGTGATGCCTGGTGGTTTAATCGTCTTGGAAAACGCAGCCGGGCCTTTAGTACCCCCTTCGGGCGGGCTGGGTTTCTGATATGTAATGATCGATGGAACGAAGACATTGCACGCATTTCGGTCCTGGATGGAGCGCGTTACTTGCTGATTCCCTCGTATGGCGATCGATCTCGTGCTCAGGACCAAGCTGTACTCAGGCGAGCCCGTGAAAACGGAGTGCCAATAGTTGAGGCTAACGTTGGAGTTACAATGATTGTTAGTAAAGGAGAAATCGTTGCAGTTTCACGCAAAATCGATGGCATTACATTTGGTGACATTTCAATTCCAGCCACCCCCTCTCAGTCAAATCGGAATCGCCACGAGAATGCTTTCCTTGACTGGCGAAAAAAGGAAATGCCCAAGCGTTACCGTAACCACATGAAGGCTTCACGAAAGGACAAAAAGAAGAGCGGTTTAGTATCGCAGATACCGGTGAAGCATGATTCCAAGGGTCGTCTTTTATTCGAAATGTAG
- the dsbD gene encoding Thiol:disulfide interchange protein DsbD, producing MRIFRTIFSLFVYLLAVTNLEAIQVRDKHVTAELISEVTAIQPGIPFTVALLFKIDPQWHTYWVNPGVAGLPTAIEWVLPQGFEAGPIQWPVPKIFNLNELINYGYEDEVYHLVEITPPLDLKRGNSVRIAAKTTFLMCSDICIQGSADLQLDLLISDSTARANEEWRTALTKARTALPKDPDPWQFFSFGSEDTIELLIHTQGKVNDAIEHLYFFSMDGQVDPSEPQSFSIKKDKVLLKVTRAKYTEPLETLRGVLFSKDGLFSQGVSKAIFVETPLQQGIAPPAGLKTSAGAIPTHTGFNSPTFTATLGLAFLGGLVLNLMPCVFPVLGLKILSFVKQTGKDRGTVVQHGIVYTLGILVSFWLLSLLLILLRAGGKELGWGFQLQSPSFVFCIATFLFVFALNLSGLFEVAPSLIFLGNRLRSRDGLSGSFLSGALATLVATPCAAPFLASALGAALTLKPLLSLSVFTLIGLGLAMPFLLLSIFPKSVSLLPRPGRWMETVKQFLAFPLYGVVGYLIWVLNGQLRESEMLEAIFSFVLIALACWIFGRWVTPIVRPITKKIGAVTTASILVVGLYSGFPDSSPEAITWLEWTPERLNLLRSEGRPVFVDFTARWCATCLTNKRLVFSSKKVQQVFQEKEIAALKADWTNQDPEITAALADFGRAAVPFNVLYVPGLDEPWIFPEILTPRIVLKKIRTL from the coding sequence ATGAGGATATTCAGAACAATATTTTCCTTATTCGTTTATCTTCTCGCAGTTACGAATTTGGAAGCAATCCAAGTCCGTGACAAACATGTAACAGCAGAGCTTATATCGGAAGTAACTGCGATACAGCCTGGGATTCCCTTTACCGTAGCCTTGTTATTTAAGATTGACCCACAATGGCATACCTACTGGGTAAATCCAGGCGTCGCCGGCCTGCCTACCGCAATCGAATGGGTGCTCCCACAAGGTTTCGAAGCAGGACCGATCCAGTGGCCCGTGCCAAAGATCTTCAACCTTAATGAATTGATTAACTACGGTTATGAGGACGAAGTTTACCATTTGGTTGAAATCACACCGCCCCTAGATCTTAAAAGAGGGAATTCAGTTAGAATCGCAGCCAAAACAACTTTTCTGATGTGTAGTGATATCTGCATACAAGGCAGTGCAGATCTTCAACTTGATCTTTTAATCAGCGATTCCACAGCTAGGGCAAATGAGGAGTGGCGAACTGCCTTGACGAAGGCGCGAACTGCTCTTCCTAAAGACCCGGATCCATGGCAATTTTTTTCCTTCGGAAGTGAGGATACGATTGAACTCCTGATCCATACTCAAGGAAAGGTCAATGATGCCATAGAGCACCTGTATTTTTTTTCTATGGATGGACAAGTTGACCCAAGCGAACCACAGAGTTTCTCAATTAAGAAGGACAAGGTTCTCCTAAAAGTTACTCGAGCCAAGTATACTGAGCCTCTAGAAACCCTTCGAGGAGTGCTTTTTTCAAAGGATGGTTTATTTTCACAAGGCGTTTCGAAAGCTATTTTTGTGGAGACCCCGCTCCAGCAAGGGATTGCACCTCCCGCGGGGCTAAAAACATCAGCTGGGGCTATTCCAACTCACACCGGATTTAACTCCCCAACCTTCACTGCTACCCTTGGTTTGGCCTTTCTTGGGGGACTCGTTCTCAATCTTATGCCGTGTGTCTTTCCCGTTCTAGGCCTCAAAATTCTTAGCTTCGTCAAACAAACAGGAAAAGATCGAGGGACAGTGGTTCAGCATGGGATCGTTTATACTCTTGGAATCTTAGTCTCGTTTTGGCTTCTCTCCCTTCTCCTAATACTCCTTCGGGCAGGAGGTAAGGAACTTGGATGGGGTTTTCAGCTGCAGTCTCCTTCGTTCGTTTTCTGCATCGCGACCTTTCTCTTTGTTTTTGCCCTAAACTTAAGCGGTCTCTTTGAAGTAGCACCTAGCTTAATATTCTTGGGGAATCGGCTCAGATCCAGAGATGGCCTCAGCGGATCCTTTTTAAGCGGAGCACTCGCTACTCTTGTCGCTACTCCCTGCGCAGCCCCGTTTCTCGCTTCCGCTCTCGGCGCTGCTTTAACATTAAAACCCTTACTCTCCTTGTCCGTATTTACCCTCATTGGTCTCGGTCTCGCAATGCCTTTCCTACTCCTTTCCATCTTCCCCAAATCAGTCTCGCTTCTTCCTAGACCGGGACGTTGGATGGAAACCGTTAAGCAATTTCTTGCTTTTCCCCTTTATGGCGTTGTCGGCTACCTCATCTGGGTACTAAATGGACAACTGCGAGAATCCGAAATGCTCGAAGCAATATTCTCATTTGTTCTGATTGCTTTGGCTTGTTGGATATTCGGCCGATGGGTCACACCGATTGTTCGCCCTATAACAAAAAAAATTGGGGCTGTAACAACTGCCTCGATCCTAGTCGTGGGTCTATATTCCGGATTTCCTGACAGTTCTCCAGAAGCGATAACTTGGTTAGAATGGACCCCAGAGAGATTGAACTTATTACGATCCGAGGGGAGGCCGGTTTTTGTCGACTTTACAGCCCGCTGGTGCGCTACTTGCCTTACCAACAAAAGATTAGTTTTTTCTTCGAAAAAGGTTCAGCAAGTCTTTCAGGAAAAAGAGATCGCGGCTTTAAAGGCGGATTGGACCAACCAGGACCCCGAAATTACCGCTGCACTTGCCGATTTCGGCAGAGCTGCGGTTCCATTTAATGTGCTCTACGTTCCAGGCCTTGATGAACCCTGGATTTTTCCGGAGATCCTTACACCGAGGATCGTTCTCAAAAAAATTAGGACATTGTAA
- the cusC gene encoding Cation efflux system protein CusC has protein sequence MKEVVLTIMVVAFAGGCVTPLIDRNNGVPVEPPSTWTVDQEKVLFPFEDGWIDDFEGGDLVGLVRKSLLHNLDLRAAAGRLEAARATASISRADRWPQATGRQDNIRRQRTGTTGFAITSSRNNNFSLSLSLNWELDIWGKLRDAHQAALADWQAAQEDYRAARLSLAARTVQTWFDVVEAGLQVRLAEDTVRSFEANLLTIEQRFRSGISRALDLRLTRANVSVARSRLEARKEQLDAVVRRLEVFMGQYPAYKLSVADRLPQIRHPVPAGLPSELLARRPDIAAAERRLAAAGERVKVSKKSRLPTIRLTGGGGTSTDDFNQLLNMDFKVWNIGSGIIQPLFQGGRLLANVKRRQAQYQIALADYGQIALTAFREVESALASESYLAGQEEELRVAAEESMSAADLAWDQYQRGLNDIMTVLESQRRSFDSQRQLLQISNARLQNRVDLYLALGGDFELGEIKEDADPNVRLELP, from the coding sequence ATGAAAGAGGTGGTGCTCACGATTATGGTAGTGGCATTTGCAGGTGGTTGTGTCACTCCTTTGATAGATCGAAACAATGGCGTTCCAGTGGAACCTCCATCCACATGGACGGTTGATCAGGAAAAGGTTCTTTTCCCCTTCGAGGACGGATGGATCGATGATTTTGAAGGGGGGGATCTAGTCGGATTAGTGAGGAAATCGTTGCTTCACAACTTGGATCTGAGGGCAGCGGCAGGACGTTTGGAGGCGGCACGAGCAACAGCCTCAATATCGAGAGCGGATCGATGGCCCCAGGCTACTGGAAGACAAGATAATATTCGCCGACAGCGAACAGGTACCACGGGATTTGCAATTACTAGTAGTCGTAATAACAACTTCTCCCTTTCTCTTTCTCTCAATTGGGAGCTGGACATTTGGGGAAAGCTGCGTGATGCGCATCAGGCAGCGCTTGCGGATTGGCAGGCAGCCCAAGAAGATTACCGGGCAGCTCGTCTCTCGTTGGCTGCGAGGACTGTACAGACGTGGTTTGATGTGGTTGAAGCGGGGTTGCAGGTCCGTCTGGCTGAAGATACGGTGAGGAGTTTTGAGGCGAATCTCTTGACCATCGAACAACGGTTTCGCAGTGGGATCAGCCGAGCTTTGGATCTTCGGCTGACGCGGGCCAACGTATCTGTAGCGAGAAGTAGACTGGAGGCACGAAAAGAGCAACTAGATGCCGTTGTGAGACGGTTGGAAGTTTTCATGGGACAATATCCGGCATATAAATTGTCAGTCGCCGATCGGCTCCCTCAAATCCGACATCCGGTACCGGCAGGCCTCCCTTCCGAGCTCCTGGCACGTCGTCCCGATATTGCTGCAGCCGAAAGACGGTTGGCAGCTGCTGGAGAAAGAGTTAAAGTGTCGAAAAAGAGCCGATTGCCGACGATCCGATTGACCGGAGGTGGAGGAACTAGTACAGACGATTTTAATCAGTTGCTCAATATGGATTTTAAGGTCTGGAATATTGGCAGTGGTATAATTCAGCCGTTATTTCAGGGTGGTCGATTGCTTGCTAATGTAAAGCGCCGGCAGGCTCAGTACCAGATCGCTTTAGCCGATTACGGGCAGATCGCGCTCACGGCATTTCGGGAAGTTGAGAGTGCGCTCGCCTCCGAATCGTATCTTGCTGGTCAAGAGGAGGAGTTGCGAGTTGCGGCAGAGGAGTCGATGAGTGCCGCAGATTTGGCATGGGACCAGTACCAAAGGGGACTAAACGATATCATGACGGTTCTTGAATCTCAGAGGCGGTCCTTCGATTCGCAAAGACAGCTTCTTCAAATCTCAAATGCGCGCTTGCAAAATAGGGTTGATCTGTATCTTGCATTGGGTGGTGATTTTGAGTTAGGAGAAATCAAAGAAGACGCAGATCCAAACGTCCGTTTAGAATTGCCCTAG
- the mdh_1 gene encoding NAD-dependent methanol dehydrogenase, whose translation MRREFAFTLDTSSIKFGPGVTKEVGSDVAELGASRVMVLTDPNLSQSDAVEITLKSLRDEGIDSVLYDQVRVEPSDSSFKEAIAVATNGGFEGFIAVGGGSTIDTAKAANLYSSYPSNFLDYVNPPIGEGRPVPGPLKPLVAVPTTAGTGSETTGVAIFDFEEIKAKTGIAHRYLRPSKGIIDPNNTKSLPRMVAASCGLDVLSHAIESLTALPYNDRPAPDDPKLRPAYQGANPISQIWASRAIEMVSKNLLRVIDDPSNDKARGEMLLASTFAGIGFGNAGVHLPHGMSYPIAGLVKDYVPNGYVVDHPIVPHGISVILNAPAVFRFTAPANPEAHLLAAHLLGVDTSDFSPSDAGQALSGAIVTMMEKTGMPNGLEALGYNETDIDNLVAGTLPQHRVTKLSPRPATAEDLRELFRQSLRIL comes from the coding sequence ATGAGACGAGAGTTTGCATTCACACTCGACACATCCTCCATTAAATTTGGACCGGGGGTAACTAAAGAAGTCGGATCTGACGTGGCGGAACTGGGAGCCAGCCGGGTAATGGTTCTGACCGATCCCAATCTAAGCCAAAGCGATGCCGTCGAGATTACTCTGAAATCATTGAGGGACGAAGGCATCGATTCCGTATTATACGATCAAGTCCGAGTGGAACCCAGCGATTCCTCCTTTAAAGAAGCGATCGCCGTAGCTACCAATGGTGGTTTCGAAGGTTTCATCGCTGTTGGCGGTGGTTCCACCATCGACACAGCCAAGGCGGCAAATCTTTACTCGAGCTACCCATCTAATTTCCTCGATTATGTCAATCCACCAATTGGCGAAGGACGTCCTGTTCCTGGTCCGCTTAAGCCTCTCGTCGCAGTACCCACGACCGCTGGCACCGGAAGTGAGACCACAGGCGTCGCCATTTTCGACTTTGAAGAAATAAAAGCAAAAACCGGGATTGCCCATCGCTACTTGCGTCCCTCAAAAGGAATCATTGACCCAAACAACACAAAGTCGCTTCCCAGAATGGTCGCCGCATCTTGCGGATTGGATGTTCTTAGTCATGCTATTGAATCTCTCACAGCCCTACCTTACAACGACCGACCAGCACCAGATGATCCCAAGTTGCGGCCCGCCTATCAAGGAGCAAACCCAATCAGTCAAATATGGGCTTCTCGGGCCATTGAGATGGTCTCGAAAAATCTCCTTCGCGTGATTGACGATCCATCGAATGATAAAGCGCGTGGCGAAATGCTACTAGCTTCTACCTTTGCCGGAATAGGATTCGGCAACGCAGGCGTCCATCTGCCTCATGGGATGTCTTATCCAATTGCCGGACTTGTTAAGGACTATGTCCCTAATGGCTATGTTGTCGATCATCCCATCGTTCCACATGGTATTTCCGTAATCCTCAACGCACCAGCCGTATTCCGATTCACTGCCCCTGCCAATCCAGAAGCACATCTTCTGGCTGCTCACCTATTGGGAGTGGATACATCCGACTTCTCTCCGAGCGACGCAGGCCAGGCCCTTTCTGGCGCAATCGTAACCATGATGGAAAAAACCGGAATGCCTAACGGCCTCGAAGCCCTAGGCTACAATGAAACCGACATCGATAATCTCGTGGCCGGAACTCTTCCTCAACATCGGGTAACTAAACTCTCTCCAAGACCGGCCACTGCTGAAGACCTTAGAGAACTCTTCCGCCAATCACTTAGAATTCTATAA
- a CDS encoding Phosphoserine phosphatase, translating into MHLVCLDLEGVLLPEIWIAISDSTGIRELRCTTRDEPDYEKLMHSRLALLSKNNIGIEDIRKIIETLDPLPGAVEFTQWLVSKTRLIILSDTFIEFADPLLEKLGFPTLFCHSLVINSKGKIVDYKLRQNDHKQRTVEALKKLNFTVIAAGDSYNDVQMLHTADHGILFCPPDSLIKKHTEYPVAKDHTALREFIDKFLV; encoded by the coding sequence ATGCATTTAGTATGCCTCGACTTGGAAGGCGTTCTCCTTCCTGAGATCTGGATTGCGATTTCCGATTCAACCGGGATCAGGGAATTGCGGTGTACCACAAGAGATGAACCAGACTACGAGAAACTCATGCACTCACGCCTCGCTCTACTCTCAAAGAATAATATTGGCATTGAAGATATTCGAAAAATAATCGAGACCCTTGATCCTCTTCCAGGTGCCGTTGAATTCACGCAGTGGCTGGTTTCGAAAACTCGGCTGATTATTCTTTCCGATACCTTTATCGAATTCGCCGATCCTTTGTTGGAGAAGCTCGGATTCCCCACCCTTTTCTGTCATAGCCTGGTGATCAACAGCAAAGGGAAAATCGTCGACTATAAGCTTCGCCAAAATGACCACAAGCAAAGAACAGTCGAAGCCCTAAAAAAACTAAACTTCACCGTCATCGCCGCGGGCGACTCCTACAATGACGTGCAAATGCTCCACACAGCCGATCATGGGATTTTATTTTGCCCTCCTGATTCTTTAATAAAAAAGCACACTGAGTATCCCGTAGCAAAAGATCATACCGCACTGAGAGAGTTTATCGATAAGTTCCTTGTATAA
- the cmk gene encoding Cytidylate kinase gives MDFIIVAIDGEAASGKSSTARMVAEECKLLYVDSGSQYRALTHHCLNLGINPTEPEKLESELVSLPLKTEIRGYQSHLSLPRGVLEQSQLKSAEVNRMVSRFAALPGLRKVLLSYQRRLPKVARENRFNGIIMEGRDIGSVIFPKADYKFFLEANSNARTLRRIKEGLDDAIEVRDHTDKTRQHSPLVCPPDAIRINNTTISLEEVVNLICQQIGL, from the coding sequence ATGGATTTTATCATTGTCGCAATCGACGGCGAGGCCGCATCTGGAAAATCCTCCACTGCTCGCATGGTCGCGGAGGAGTGCAAACTACTTTACGTCGACAGTGGCTCTCAATATCGTGCCCTCACCCACCATTGCCTCAATCTTGGGATAAACCCAACGGAGCCGGAGAAATTGGAATCAGAGCTTGTCAGCCTTCCACTAAAAACCGAAATTAGAGGTTACCAGTCCCATCTTAGCCTCCCTCGAGGGGTCTTAGAACAATCTCAGCTTAAAAGTGCTGAAGTAAATCGTATGGTCTCACGCTTTGCTGCCCTCCCGGGCCTGCGAAAAGTACTTCTATCATATCAACGCAGACTTCCCAAAGTTGCCAGAGAAAACAGATTTAACGGAATCATTATGGAGGGACGTGATATCGGCTCCGTCATTTTCCCAAAAGCCGATTACAAGTTCTTCCTAGAAGCCAACAGTAACGCACGAACCCTTCGGCGCATAAAAGAGGGGCTTGATGATGCCATTGAAGTTCGGGATCATACAGACAAAACACGGCAACACTCCCCTCTCGTATGCCCTCCAGATGCAATCCGCATCAACAACACTACGATCTCACTTGAGGAAGTCGTCAACCTAATCTGCCAGCAGATCGGATTGTAG